From a region of the Candidatus Pantoea bituminis genome:
- a CDS encoding aldo/keto reductase translates to MQYNKLGHSGLLVSQFALGTVPFAGKAGFEKTGNVDAKEARRFIDIALDYGVNMIDTADLYSMGGAEQVVGEALGDKRDSVILTSKARSPLGDDPNNSGASRYHLIRACEASLRRLKTDHIDLYQIHNWDGVTPVEETLRALEDLVKSGKIRYFGTSNYTAWQMMKTLGCAEKYNLLKPISQQIYYTPESREAEYELLPMARDQDIGTLVWGPLGEGLLTGTVRRNVKTPESSRQGNGWPEPYVHDMEHAYNVIDVLAEVGSELGASVAQVCLAWLATRPGITSLLIGNRTEAHLRDNLAAVDLVLSDEQRQKIEQVTRPAPQYPYWHRFTSGMDRLDAAEKPFLDEHRQTIDNRKDLSIK, encoded by the coding sequence ATGCAGTACAACAAGCTAGGTCATTCAGGATTACTGGTCTCGCAGTTCGCCTTGGGCACGGTGCCATTCGCAGGTAAAGCCGGGTTTGAAAAAACCGGTAACGTTGATGCAAAAGAAGCGCGCCGGTTTATCGACATTGCGCTGGATTATGGCGTGAATATGATCGATACCGCTGATCTTTACTCAATGGGCGGCGCAGAACAGGTTGTGGGTGAAGCGTTGGGCGACAAGCGCGACAGCGTTATTCTTACATCTAAAGCGCGCAGTCCGCTGGGCGACGATCCTAACAACAGCGGCGCGAGCCGTTATCATTTAATTAGAGCCTGTGAAGCGAGCCTGCGCCGGTTGAAAACCGATCACATCGATTTATATCAAATCCACAATTGGGATGGTGTTACGCCCGTTGAAGAAACGCTTAGAGCGTTAGAGGATTTAGTAAAAAGCGGGAAAATCCGCTATTTCGGCACCTCAAACTACACGGCATGGCAAATGATGAAGACGCTGGGTTGCGCTGAAAAATATAACCTTCTCAAACCCATCAGCCAGCAAATTTATTACACGCCTGAATCGCGTGAAGCAGAATATGAACTGCTGCCGATGGCACGGGATCAAGATATTGGCACGCTGGTCTGGGGCCCACTTGGTGAAGGTTTGTTAACCGGAACGGTGCGCCGCAATGTCAAAACGCCTGAATCGTCACGTCAAGGTAATGGCTGGCCGGAACCCTATGTGCACGATATGGAACACGCCTATAACGTGATTGATGTGCTGGCTGAAGTCGGTTCAGAACTTGGTGCCTCAGTAGCGCAAGTTTGCCTTGCCTGGCTCGCTACCCGTCCAGGCATCACGTCATTACTCATTGGCAACCGCACTGAAGCGCATTTGCGCGACAATTTGGCTGCCGTCGATCTGGTTTTAAGCGATGAACAGCGGCAGAAAATTGAACAAGTCACCCGTCCTGCTCCGCAATATCCTTACTGGCATCGGTTTACCAGCGGCATGGATCGTTTAGATGCCGCTGAAAAGCCATTTTTAGATGAACATCGGCAGACAATCGATAACAGAAAGGATTTGTCTATTAAATGA
- a CDS encoding general stress protein, whose protein sequence is MAEHRGGSGNFAENPGKASEAGKKGGQNSGGNFANDREKASEAGKKGGQSSHGGGRKSE, encoded by the coding sequence ATGGCCGAACATCGTGGTGGTTCAGGTAATTTTGCGGAAAACCCTGGTAAAGCATCTGAAGCCGGTAAAAAAGGCGGACAGAACAGCGGCGGTAATTTCGCAAATGATCGTGAGAAGGCTTCTGAGGCTGGTAAAAAAGGCGGCCAAAGCAGTCATGGTGGCGGACGCAAGTCTGAATAA
- a CDS encoding prepilin peptidase, which yields MDVDIITGSITVLIALSAGSFINVVVYRLPLQLLQPTSPVTLCRPRSHCPDCKTPLRWRDNLPLLSWLLLRGKCFHCQAPISLRYPLTEALTLLIGVVSAWQLPQDRFLIITLVLCWTLLALTLIDIKHQLLPDALTLPLLWLGLLLHVYALLPGSLGDAVIGAAAGYSLLWLLATSYRCLRRCEGLGMGDAKLLAALGAWLGWQSLPELLLIAAGGGLTWMLLNQSLFNQALSRAIPFGPWLSLAGADLYFSNCLSRL from the coding sequence ATGGATGTTGACATCATTACCGGGTCAATCACTGTTTTAATTGCACTCTCTGCCGGCAGTTTTATTAATGTGGTGGTCTATCGATTGCCACTACAGCTTCTTCAGCCGACGTCTCCGGTGACGCTCTGTCGCCCTCGATCCCATTGTCCAGACTGTAAAACCCCTTTACGCTGGCGCGATAACCTTCCTTTGCTAAGTTGGCTGCTGCTACGCGGTAAATGCTTTCACTGCCAGGCGCCGATTAGCCTGCGCTATCCGCTTACCGAAGCCCTGACCTTGTTAATCGGTGTCGTGTCCGCCTGGCAACTGCCACAGGATCGCTTTTTAATCATAACGCTGGTGCTGTGTTGGACGCTGTTGGCTTTAACGCTGATAGATATCAAACACCAGCTGTTACCCGATGCCTTAACGCTTCCCTTGCTTTGGCTGGGTTTATTACTGCACGTTTATGCACTGTTGCCGGGAAGTTTAGGCGATGCGGTTATTGGCGCGGCCGCAGGTTATAGCCTGTTGTGGCTATTGGCCACCAGCTATCGCTGCTTGCGGCGTTGTGAGGGATTAGGAATGGGCGATGCCAAACTGCTGGCTGCGCTGGGCGCCTGGCTTGGCTGGCAATCTTTGCCTGAACTGTTGCTTATTGCTGCCGGAGGTGGGTTAACCTGGATGCTGCTTAATCAATCTCTTTTCAACCAAGCCTTGTCCCGTGCGATTCCCTTTGGTCCGTGGCTTTCCCTGGCGGGGGCTGACCTGTATTTCAGCAATTGTCTATCGCGGCTGTAA
- a CDS encoding putative quinol monooxygenase, translated as MTVPVVAIFTAKAGKEEVVEALFKGVVETTLVEEGCITYQLNRDNDNARRFVWTEEWETREALQKHLEAPHIVKLFAELPAHIESSEVIILNKAAGGHA; from the coding sequence ATGACGGTACCCGTGGTGGCTATTTTTACCGCTAAAGCTGGCAAAGAAGAGGTTGTAGAAGCGCTGTTCAAAGGCGTGGTTGAGACGACGCTGGTGGAAGAGGGCTGCATCACGTATCAACTCAACCGTGACAATGACAATGCTCGTCGTTTTGTCTGGACTGAAGAGTGGGAGACGCGTGAGGCGCTGCAAAAGCACCTGGAGGCACCCCATATCGTTAAGCTTTTTGCCGAACTGCCAGCGCATATTGAATCTTCAGAGGTGATCATTCTGAATAAGGCCGCAGGCGGACACGCTTAA
- a CDS encoding NADH:flavin oxidoreductase/NADH oxidase — MSQLFSNISIGQLALDNRIVIAPMCQYSADAGKATAWHRIHLGQLAFSGAGLLIIEATAVEDIGRITPQDLGLWNDETESALRTVLEDIRQYSSIPIGIQLGHAGRKASCAAPWEGGEQLSLDAGGWQTVAPSALAYSEQQNPPIAMDEAALERVKKAFVETAQRAVRLGIQLIEVHAAHGYLLHQFLSPLSNQRTDQYGGSLENRMRFPLEVFRAVRDAVPENIPVGVRISATDWVEGGWDVTQSIAFSKQLESLNSAYIHVSSGGLSQDQKIEVKAGYQVPFARDIREQVTIPVIAVGLITEPQQAETLLQEGEADLVALARGILYDPRWPWHAAAELKGKVSVPPQYLRSEPHGVKGILESNE, encoded by the coding sequence ATGAGTCAACTTTTCTCCAACATCAGCATTGGTCAGTTAGCACTGGATAACAGAATCGTGATTGCGCCCATGTGTCAATATTCTGCTGACGCGGGCAAGGCAACAGCATGGCATCGCATACACCTCGGTCAACTGGCCTTTTCTGGTGCCGGCTTGCTGATTATCGAAGCAACTGCCGTTGAAGATATTGGCCGCATTACCCCGCAGGATTTGGGGCTATGGAATGATGAAACGGAATCTGCGCTTCGCACAGTCCTGGAAGATATACGCCAATATTCATCTATACCGATCGGTATTCAGTTGGGTCACGCAGGTCGCAAGGCGTCATGTGCCGCGCCATGGGAAGGCGGTGAGCAGTTAAGTCTGGATGCGGGTGGATGGCAAACTGTTGCGCCTTCAGCGCTGGCCTACAGCGAACAGCAAAACCCACCTATCGCCATGGATGAAGCCGCTCTGGAGCGCGTTAAAAAAGCCTTTGTTGAAACCGCGCAGCGTGCCGTTCGCTTGGGGATTCAACTGATCGAGGTACATGCCGCGCACGGTTACTTATTGCATCAATTCCTTTCTCCATTATCGAATCAGCGCACCGATCAATACGGCGGCTCTTTAGAGAACAGAATGCGTTTCCCCCTGGAAGTCTTTCGCGCGGTGAGAGATGCCGTGCCAGAAAACATCCCTGTTGGCGTACGCATTTCAGCAACAGACTGGGTCGAAGGTGGATGGGATGTGACGCAATCTATCGCTTTCTCTAAACAGCTTGAATCACTGAACAGCGCCTATATCCATGTCTCCAGCGGAGGGTTGTCGCAGGATCAGAAAATTGAGGTCAAAGCGGGTTATCAGGTTCCGTTTGCCCGCGATATTCGTGAGCAAGTGACGATTCCAGTGATTGCGGTTGGGCTAATTACAGAGCCGCAACAGGCAGAAACCTTGCTGCAAGAGGGTGAGGCCGATTTAGTGGCGCTGGCACGCGGCATTCTCTACGACCCACGCTGGCCATGGCACGCAGCGGCAGAATTAAAAGGCAAAGTCAGTGTTCCGCCACAATATTTGCGCTCTGAACCGCACGGCGTCAAAGGTATACTGGAGTCAAATGAGTAA
- a CDS encoding helix-turn-helix domain-containing protein produces MLPGLKAIGMKCREKRKAKGWTQSAAALRAGIQRTVISEIENGAYTGSLKSLTLYLTAVELILTVQSSGLPQLDELEALFDDD; encoded by the coding sequence ATGCTGCCGGGTTTGAAAGCGATAGGAATGAAGTGCCGTGAAAAACGCAAAGCAAAAGGGTGGACGCAATCCGCTGCGGCTTTGCGTGCTGGCATTCAAAGAACGGTAATTTCAGAAATTGAGAACGGTGCCTACACCGGCTCGCTGAAATCCTTGACCCTTTATCTGACGGCGGTGGAACTGATATTAACCGTTCAGTCTTCAGGTTTACCGCAGTTGGATGAACTTGAGGCGCTCTTTGACGATGACTGA
- a CDS encoding ROK family protein, producing MKIAAFDIGGTSLKMGVVTNKGEMLCQESADISHNSRDKILNEILGWLKKNSECEGIAISVPGYVDAQRGFISMGGTVREFDQFPLAEWLSEKTALPVSVENDAHCALLAEYWLGKASKMSDFLMLTIGTGLGGAAFCNNALIRGKRDRAGEFGCLLTSRPASSNIMHYSMSKTCTMTALREYYSEQKGLSTKDVSGKDVFDHYDQGDAIASRLVTTFYQDLCSGIFNLASIFDPETIFIGGGIAERESFLDEVKFHLEWFSQDISIDTATHGNDSGMLGAVYHFLQSQNVDK from the coding sequence ATGAAAATTGCGGCGTTTGATATCGGTGGTACTTCGTTGAAAATGGGTGTTGTAACTAATAAGGGTGAGATGCTGTGTCAGGAGAGCGCGGATATCTCGCACAATTCTCGCGATAAAATCCTTAATGAAATATTGGGTTGGTTGAAGAAAAACAGTGAGTGTGAAGGTATTGCGATTAGCGTGCCGGGTTACGTTGATGCACAGCGCGGCTTTATATCCATGGGAGGCACGGTCAGAGAGTTTGATCAGTTCCCGCTTGCCGAATGGTTATCAGAAAAAACCGCATTACCGGTGAGCGTCGAAAACGATGCGCATTGTGCCCTGCTGGCAGAATATTGGTTGGGTAAAGCCAGCAAAATGTCAGATTTTTTGATGCTGACAATCGGCACAGGCCTGGGTGGTGCCGCCTTTTGTAATAACGCCTTGATACGCGGCAAACGCGATCGTGCCGGTGAGTTTGGCTGCCTCCTCACCTCTCGCCCTGCCAGCAGCAATATCATGCATTACAGCATGAGTAAGACCTGCACCATGACCGCGCTGCGCGAGTATTACAGCGAGCAGAAAGGTTTATCTACTAAAGACGTTTCTGGCAAAGATGTCTTTGATCACTATGACCAAGGCGACGCCATCGCCAGCCGCCTGGTGACGACCTTCTACCAGGATCTCTGCTCTGGCATCTTTAATTTGGCCTCCATATTTGACCCCGAAACGATATTCATTGGCGGCGGTATCGCCGAACGAGAATCCTTTTTAGACGAGGTCAAGTTTCATCTCGAATGGTTCAGTCAGGATATCTCGATTGATACGGCAACCCACGGCAATGATTCAGGCATGCTGGGTGCGGTTTATCACTTCCTGCAAAGCCAGAATGTTGATAAATAA
- a CDS encoding NADP-dependent oxidoreductase, translated as MSNQQPQNHAWLLASRPDGEPTKDNFRFVQQPIPELKEGEVLLRTAYLSLDPYMRGRMDDGKSYAAPAELNEPMVGGTVSQVAASKHADYQEGDWVLGQSGWQEYALSDGSGLAKLGNDLPHPSWALGILGMPGFTAYMGLMDIGQPKKGETLVVAAATGPVGATVGQLGKMQGCRVVGVAGGEEKCRYAVETLGFDACIDHHSNDFAEQLAAACSDGIDIYYENVGGKVFDAVFPLLNTAARVPVCGLVSGYSAKDLPEGPDRTPLIMAGILKRRIRMQGFIIFQDYGDRYSEFLSVMTPLVENKKIHYREHVIDGLENAPQAFIDMLNGKNFGKTVVKVSE; from the coding sequence ATGTCGAATCAGCAACCGCAAAATCACGCATGGCTTTTGGCTTCACGTCCTGATGGCGAACCTACCAAAGATAACTTCCGTTTTGTTCAACAGCCGATTCCAGAACTGAAAGAGGGCGAAGTGCTGTTGCGCACCGCTTATCTGTCGCTGGATCCTTACATGCGCGGTCGCATGGATGACGGAAAGTCTTATGCCGCGCCTGCCGAGTTGAATGAACCTATGGTGGGCGGCACCGTTTCTCAGGTCGCCGCATCAAAACATGCTGATTATCAGGAAGGCGATTGGGTCTTAGGCCAAAGCGGGTGGCAGGAATATGCCCTCTCCGACGGTTCCGGTTTAGCGAAGTTAGGCAATGACCTGCCCCATCCTTCATGGGCGCTGGGTATTTTGGGGATGCCTGGCTTCACGGCTTATATGGGTTTGATGGATATTGGGCAACCTAAAAAGGGTGAAACTTTAGTGGTTGCCGCAGCCACTGGCCCTGTGGGCGCAACGGTGGGTCAGTTAGGTAAAATGCAGGGATGCCGCGTGGTTGGCGTAGCGGGTGGTGAAGAAAAATGCCGCTATGCGGTAGAGACACTGGGCTTCGACGCCTGTATTGATCATCACAGCAACGATTTTGCTGAACAACTCGCCGCAGCCTGTTCAGATGGCATTGATATTTATTATGAAAACGTCGGCGGAAAAGTGTTCGACGCGGTGTTTCCTCTGCTAAATACCGCTGCACGCGTGCCAGTGTGTGGATTGGTTTCGGGCTATAGCGCAAAAGATTTACCGGAAGGCCCCGACAGAACGCCGTTAATTATGGCGGGCATCCTCAAGCGCCGCATCCGTATGCAAGGCTTTATCATTTTCCAGGATTACGGTGATCGTTATTCTGAATTCTTATCCGTCATGACGCCGCTGGTTGAGAACAAGAAGATTCATTATCGCGAACACGTTATCGATGGGCTGGAAAACGCGCCACAGGCGTTTATCGATATGCTCAACGGAAAAAACTTCGGCAAGACCGTGGTGAAAGTTTCTGAGTAA